In a single window of the Nocardioides sp. L-11A genome:
- a CDS encoding molybdopterin oxidoreductase family protein produces the protein MPAPATPTHCPYCSLQCGMTLARAGRVGIEIGVWNEFPVNAGALCRKGWTAGGLRGSRERLTTPFVRDRGTGELRAAHWDEALDLVADRLRTLQEAHGKDAVAVFGGGGLTNEKAYLLGKFARVALGTSQIDYNGRWCMSSAASAADQAFGVDRGLPFPLADIEHTDVVVLVGSNLAETMPPAARHLDRLRERGGRVVVVDPRRTPTAERADLFLQPVPGTDLALALGVLHLLDAGGAVDETYVTARTTGFADVRRAAAAWWPERVERVTGVGTDELRALVALLGGERSGRRPRVMVLTARGAEQHAQGTATVLAWIDVALALGMPGKEYAGYGCLTGQGNGQGGREHGQKADQLPGYRMIDDPAARAHVAGVWGVDPATLPGKGRSAYELLESLGVGGGPRALLVHGSNIAVSAPNATRITQRLESLDLLVVCDLVLSETAALADVVLPVTQWAEETGTMTNLEGRVILRRQAVAPPEGVRSDLDVIAGLASRLGSPAAFPTDPEEVFAELGRASAGGRADYSGISYARIAAEHGVFWPCPSPDHPGTPRLFADSFATPDGRARFVVPEYAGPAEEPDPAYPVHLTTGRVLAQYQSGAQTRRIRDLADDGAFVELHPMLAERIGAADGRPVVVRTRRGELRAPARVVTTIRPDTVFVPFHWVGANRLTNDALDPVSRMPEFKVCAAQVLVPIPAPA, from the coding sequence ATGCCCGCTCCCGCGACCCCCACGCACTGCCCCTACTGCAGCCTGCAGTGCGGCATGACGCTTGCCCGTGCGGGTCGGGTCGGCATCGAGATCGGCGTCTGGAATGAGTTCCCGGTCAACGCCGGCGCGCTGTGCCGCAAGGGGTGGACCGCGGGCGGGCTGCGCGGCAGCCGGGAGCGGCTCACGACGCCGTTCGTGCGCGACCGCGGGACCGGCGAGCTCCGTGCGGCGCACTGGGACGAGGCACTCGACCTGGTCGCGGACCGGCTTCGGACGCTGCAGGAGGCGCACGGGAAGGACGCCGTCGCCGTCTTCGGCGGCGGAGGCCTGACCAACGAGAAGGCCTATCTGCTCGGCAAGTTCGCCCGGGTCGCCCTCGGCACCAGCCAGATCGACTACAACGGCCGCTGGTGCATGAGCTCGGCCGCCAGCGCGGCCGACCAGGCCTTCGGCGTCGACCGCGGCCTGCCCTTTCCGTTGGCCGACATCGAGCACACCGACGTGGTCGTCCTGGTCGGCTCCAACCTGGCCGAGACCATGCCGCCGGCGGCGCGCCACCTCGACCGGCTCCGCGAGCGCGGCGGCCGGGTCGTGGTCGTCGACCCCCGGCGCACCCCGACCGCGGAGCGCGCCGACCTCTTCCTCCAACCTGTGCCCGGCACGGACCTCGCCCTCGCGCTGGGCGTGCTGCACCTGCTCGATGCCGGGGGCGCGGTGGACGAGACCTATGTCACGGCCCGGACGACCGGCTTCGCCGACGTACGCCGGGCGGCGGCCGCGTGGTGGCCGGAGCGGGTCGAGCGCGTCACCGGTGTGGGCACCGACGAGCTGCGCGCCCTCGTCGCCCTGCTCGGCGGGGAGCGGAGCGGCCGACGCCCGCGGGTGATGGTGCTGACCGCCCGCGGTGCCGAGCAGCACGCGCAGGGCACCGCGACCGTGCTGGCCTGGATCGACGTCGCGCTCGCCCTCGGGATGCCCGGCAAGGAGTACGCCGGCTACGGCTGCCTCACCGGCCAGGGCAACGGCCAGGGCGGGCGCGAGCACGGCCAGAAGGCCGACCAGCTGCCCGGCTACCGGATGATCGACGATCCCGCCGCGCGGGCCCACGTCGCCGGGGTGTGGGGCGTCGACCCCGCCACGCTGCCGGGCAAGGGGCGCTCGGCGTACGAGCTGCTGGAGTCGCTCGGCGTCGGCGGTGGGCCGCGCGCGCTGCTGGTCCATGGCTCGAACATCGCGGTCAGCGCGCCCAACGCGACCCGGATCACGCAGCGCCTGGAGTCGCTGGACCTGCTCGTCGTGTGCGACCTCGTCCTCTCCGAGACCGCCGCGCTCGCCGATGTCGTCCTCCCCGTCACCCAGTGGGCCGAGGAGACCGGCACCATGACCAACCTCGAGGGTCGGGTGATCCTGCGGCGGCAGGCGGTCGCGCCGCCCGAGGGCGTGCGCAGCGACCTCGACGTCATCGCGGGCCTGGCGTCCCGACTGGGCTCCCCGGCCGCCTTCCCCACCGACCCGGAGGAGGTCTTCGCCGAGCTGGGCCGGGCCTCCGCGGGCGGCCGGGCCGACTACTCCGGCATCAGCTACGCCCGGATCGCCGCGGAGCACGGCGTGTTCTGGCCCTGCCCCTCGCCCGACCATCCCGGCACGCCCCGGCTGTTCGCGGACTCCTTCGCCACCCCCGACGGCCGCGCGCGCTTCGTCGTGCCGGAGTACGCCGGGCCGGCGGAGGAGCCCGACCCGGCGTACCCGGTGCACCTGACGACGGGCCGGGTGCTCGCGCAGTACCAGTCCGGCGCGCAGACCCGGCGGATCCGCGACCTCGCCGACGACGGCGCGTTCGTCGAGCTGCACCCGATGCTCGCCGAGCGGATCGGCGCCGCCGACGGCCGTCCGGTCGTGGTCCGCACCCGCCGCGGCGAGTTGCGTGCTCCCGCCCGGGTGGTCACCACCATCAGGCCGGACACCGTCTTCGTGCCCTTCCACTGGGTCGGCGCCAATCGGCTCACCAACGACGCCCTCGACCCGGTCAGCCGGATGCCGGAGTTCAAGGTGTGCGCGGCGCAGGTGCTGGTGCCGATCCCCGCACCGGCCTGA
- a CDS encoding MFS transporter translates to MSLFAIRDFRRLFAAQIIALFGTGLATVALGLLAYDLAGRDAGAVLGTALTIKMVLYVVIAPLAAAFVDRLPRRLFLALLDVVRAGVVLALPFVSEVWHIYVLIALLQSASAAFTPTFQAVIPDIVTEEAQYTRALSASQVAYTMESLLSPVLAAVALTFMSFDRLFVGTSLGFAVSAVLVMSTAIPNARPTAGAKTWERIASGIQSFARTPRLRGIMALNLVVAAAGAIVVVNTVNYVRDVLGGDQADVAWMLAASGGGTLLVAVALPRVLDRVADRTVMMTGATVLVAAVTAALAMTASGTTAWAVTGAIWIAVGGGMALIVTPTGRVLRRSATPDALPKLFAAQFSLSHLAWLVTYPVAGWVGTGVGLTTAWSILLVLAAAGAVAARLLWTRPVFVREGVPVESAPREPALVGAGRAWAEAEAAQGTLAAAQCTCVRTV, encoded by the coding sequence GTGAGCCTGTTCGCGATCCGCGACTTCCGCCGCCTGTTCGCCGCTCAGATCATCGCGCTCTTCGGGACCGGGCTGGCGACCGTCGCGCTCGGCCTCCTCGCCTACGACCTGGCCGGCCGGGACGCCGGCGCGGTCCTCGGGACCGCCCTCACCATCAAGATGGTGCTCTACGTCGTCATCGCGCCGCTCGCGGCGGCGTTCGTCGACCGGCTCCCCCGCCGGCTCTTCCTGGCCCTGCTCGACGTGGTCCGTGCCGGCGTGGTCCTGGCGCTGCCGTTCGTCAGCGAGGTCTGGCACATCTACGTGCTGATCGCGCTCCTGCAATCGGCGTCCGCGGCGTTCACCCCCACCTTCCAGGCCGTCATCCCCGACATCGTCACCGAGGAGGCCCAGTACACGCGGGCGCTCTCGGCGTCCCAGGTCGCCTACACGATGGAGAGCCTGCTGAGCCCGGTGCTCGCGGCCGTGGCGCTGACCTTCATGTCGTTCGACCGGCTCTTCGTCGGCACCTCGCTCGGCTTCGCCGTCTCGGCCGTCCTGGTCATGTCGACCGCGATCCCCAACGCGCGCCCGACAGCCGGCGCGAAGACCTGGGAGCGGATCGCGTCGGGGATCCAGAGCTTCGCCCGCACGCCCCGGCTGCGCGGGATCATGGCGCTCAACCTGGTCGTGGCCGCCGCCGGCGCGATCGTGGTGGTCAACACCGTCAACTACGTGCGCGACGTCCTCGGCGGCGACCAGGCCGACGTGGCCTGGATGCTGGCCGCCTCGGGCGGCGGCACCCTCCTCGTCGCCGTGGCCCTGCCGCGGGTCCTCGACCGGGTCGCGGACCGCACCGTCATGATGACCGGCGCGACCGTCCTGGTCGCCGCGGTCACGGCGGCCCTGGCGATGACGGCCAGCGGGACGACCGCGTGGGCGGTCACCGGCGCGATCTGGATCGCGGTCGGCGGCGGCATGGCCCTGATCGTCACCCCGACCGGCCGGGTGCTGCGCCGCTCGGCCACCCCCGACGCGCTGCCGAAGCTGTTCGCCGCCCAGTTCTCGCTCTCGCACCTGGCCTGGCTGGTCACCTATCCGGTGGCCGGCTGGGTCGGCACCGGCGTGGGCCTGACCACCGCCTGGTCGATCCTGCTGGTCCTCGCGGCCGCCGGCGCGGTCGCCGCGCGGCTGCTGTGGACCCGCCCGGTCTTCGTACGCGAGGGGGTGCCGGTCGAGTCGGCGCCGCGGGAGCCGGCCCTGGTCGGCGCCGGGCGGGCGTGGGCGGAGGCCGAGGCGGCGCAGGGCACGCTCGCCGCCGCGCAGTGCACCTGCGTGCGCACGGTGTGA
- a CDS encoding ribbon-helix-helix protein, CopG family produces MDKINGVPVTDQDVQKWADEAERGYDVDQLRKRGRRPVGDGPGQVVPVRIDETLLSALTERAEKDHVSRSEAIRAAIRAYVA; encoded by the coding sequence GTGGACAAGATCAACGGCGTCCCGGTGACCGACCAGGACGTCCAGAAGTGGGCCGACGAGGCCGAGCGCGGATACGACGTCGACCAGCTCCGCAAGCGCGGGCGCAGGCCCGTCGGTGACGGACCGGGGCAGGTCGTTCCGGTCCGCATCGACGAGACACTGCTGTCGGCGCTCACCGAGCGCGCAGAGAAGGACCACGTCAGCCGCTCCGAGGCGATTCGAGCAGCGATCCGCGCCTACGTCGCGTGA
- a CDS encoding FAD-dependent oxidoreductase — protein MIGPPHTDPPRRRLVVVGSGMAATRLVEELVARRAPERMDITVLGDEDAPPYNRILLSAVLEGTHRPEALTLRAPEWYAGHGIDLRLGARVLGIDRARRDVMLVDGTLVEYDALVLATGSIPSLPPIRGLVRMDGSLHEAVHAFRSLADCARLVAALPDSRRAVVVGGGLLGLQVARALGTRGIATEVVEGGEHLLHRQLSAPAAGILGRDLKRLGVAVYTGARAVRLVDGPRGPALRLDNGCTLDTDLVVLAAGGRPATALARGAGLEVRRGIVVDHRLASVTDPAVHALGDCAETVSPDGQGRSPGFVSPAWEQAAVLAAILTTPVGEDTPTYDGARIVARLRATDLDVAVLGDATAEIAAGGEVVELANPLSGSHRRLVVRDGRIVAATLVGDLSRVGLITQHFDRRTVLGPAEPGRLLMPERTGAGDDSAVALLPDDAEVCACAGVTAGRIRACSSLEQIRDTTRATTGCGGCAGTVRQLLGSGADHAVLVTKGV, from the coding sequence ATGATCGGCCCACCGCACACCGACCCACCGCGCCGGCGGCTCGTCGTCGTCGGCTCGGGCATGGCCGCGACCCGGCTGGTCGAGGAGCTGGTCGCCCGGCGGGCACCGGAGCGGATGGACATCACCGTCCTCGGGGACGAGGACGCGCCGCCGTACAACCGGATCCTGCTCTCGGCCGTCCTCGAGGGCACCCACCGGCCGGAGGCGCTGACGCTGCGCGCCCCGGAGTGGTACGCCGGCCACGGCATCGACCTGCGTCTCGGCGCCCGGGTGCTCGGCATCGACCGTGCGCGACGCGACGTCATGCTGGTCGACGGCACCCTCGTGGAGTACGACGCCCTGGTGCTCGCGACCGGCAGCATCCCGTCGCTGCCGCCGATCCGCGGGCTGGTCCGGATGGACGGCTCGCTGCACGAGGCGGTGCACGCCTTCCGCTCCCTCGCCGACTGCGCCCGCCTGGTCGCGGCGCTGCCGGACAGTCGCCGTGCCGTCGTCGTGGGCGGCGGCCTGCTCGGCCTCCAGGTGGCCCGGGCGCTGGGCACGCGCGGCATCGCGACCGAGGTGGTCGAGGGCGGCGAGCACCTGCTCCACCGGCAACTGAGCGCCCCGGCCGCCGGCATCCTCGGCCGGGACCTGAAGCGGCTCGGCGTCGCGGTCTACACCGGCGCCCGCGCGGTCCGGCTGGTCGACGGTCCCCGCGGGCCCGCGCTGCGGCTCGACAACGGCTGCACCCTCGACACCGACCTGGTCGTGCTCGCCGCCGGCGGCCGGCCCGCGACCGCGCTGGCCCGTGGGGCGGGGCTCGAGGTGCGCCGCGGCATCGTCGTCGACCACCGCCTCGCCAGCGTCACCGACCCGGCTGTCCACGCGCTCGGCGACTGCGCCGAGACGGTGTCGCCGGACGGGCAGGGCCGCAGCCCCGGCTTCGTGTCGCCGGCCTGGGAGCAGGCCGCTGTCCTCGCCGCCATCCTGACGACACCGGTTGGCGAGGACACCCCGACGTACGACGGCGCCCGGATCGTCGCCCGGCTGCGGGCGACCGACCTCGACGTCGCCGTGCTCGGGGACGCCACGGCCGAGATCGCCGCCGGGGGCGAGGTGGTCGAGCTCGCGAACCCGCTCTCCGGGTCGCACCGCCGCCTCGTCGTCCGCGACGGGCGGATCGTGGCGGCGACCCTGGTCGGCGACCTGTCCCGGGTGGGTCTGATCACCCAGCACTTCGACCGGCGGACGGTCCTCGGGCCGGCGGAGCCCGGCCGCCTGCTGATGCCGGAGCGGACGGGGGCGGGCGACGACAGCGCGGTCGCGCTCCTCCCGGACGACGCGGAGGTGTGCGCCTGCGCGGGCGTCACCGCCGGCCGGATCCGCGCCTGCTCCTCGCTGGAGCAGATCCGCGACACCACCCGCGCGACCACCGGCTGCGGTGGCTGCGCCGGCACGGTGCGGCAGCTGCTCGGCAGCGGCGCCGACCACGCCGTCCTCGTCACGAAAGGCGTATGA
- a CDS encoding uroporphyrinogen-III synthase yields MTDLPLSGFTIGVTAARRAEEQIALLERRGASVIHAPALSVDPNRIDEDALRAATEEVLAQPVDIFVATTGIGLKSWFTAAERWGLLAELTTHLGGAEILARGPKSVGALRRFGLRELWAPESEEFEDVLAHLRGRDLRGRRIVVQEHGQSLSLAAHALRRLGADVTTVAVYRVEGAADPEPMFGLIEAVAERRVHAVTFTAAPAIAAMMEAAGTTGHRDEVVGAFQADVVASCVGPVTAAAFEMWGVPSIHPDRSRLAAMVKQLEVELPSRAAGTSFDVAGHTLLLHGEDVLLDGVEVRLSPAPYAVLQALLVNPGTVVSRRDLLAALPSGTAGSEHAVEMAVARLRAALGTRCVQTVVKRGYRLAVAP; encoded by the coding sequence GTGACTGACCTGCCCCTGTCCGGTTTCACGATCGGTGTGACGGCGGCGCGCCGGGCCGAGGAGCAGATCGCGCTGCTGGAGCGGCGCGGTGCGTCCGTGATCCACGCCCCGGCGCTGTCGGTCGACCCCAACCGGATCGACGAGGACGCTCTGCGTGCCGCGACCGAGGAGGTGCTCGCCCAGCCCGTCGACATCTTCGTCGCCACCACCGGCATCGGCCTGAAGTCCTGGTTCACCGCCGCCGAGCGCTGGGGCCTGCTCGCCGAGCTCACCACCCATCTGGGCGGCGCGGAGATCCTGGCCCGCGGGCCCAAGAGCGTCGGCGCGCTGCGCAGGTTCGGCCTGCGCGAGCTGTGGGCGCCGGAGTCGGAGGAGTTCGAGGACGTGCTCGCGCACCTGCGCGGGCGCGACCTGCGGGGGCGCCGGATCGTCGTCCAGGAGCACGGCCAGTCGCTCTCCCTGGCGGCGCACGCGCTGCGCCGGCTGGGTGCCGACGTCACCACCGTCGCCGTCTACCGGGTGGAGGGCGCGGCCGACCCCGAGCCGATGTTCGGCCTGATCGAGGCCGTCGCCGAGCGGCGGGTGCATGCCGTGACCTTCACCGCCGCCCCCGCGATCGCGGCCATGATGGAGGCCGCCGGCACGACCGGGCACCGCGACGAGGTCGTCGGCGCCTTCCAGGCCGACGTGGTCGCCTCCTGCGTCGGACCGGTCACCGCCGCGGCCTTCGAGATGTGGGGCGTGCCGTCCATCCATCCCGACCGCTCCCGGCTGGCCGCGATGGTCAAGCAGCTCGAGGTGGAGCTGCCGTCCCGCGCCGCCGGCACGTCGTTCGACGTCGCCGGCCACACCCTGCTCCTGCACGGCGAGGACGTGCTGCTCGACGGCGTCGAGGTGCGGCTCTCGCCCGCGCCGTACGCCGTCCTCCAGGCCCTCCTCGTCAACCCCGGCACCGTCGTGTCCCGCCGCGACCTGCTCGCCGCGCTCCCCTCCGGCACCGCCGGCTCCGAGCACGCCGTCGAGATGGCCGTGGCCCGGCTCCGCGCCGCCCTCGGCACCCGCTGCGTCCAGACCGTGGTGAAGCGCGGCTACCGCCTGGCGGTCGCCCCGTGA
- a CDS encoding CbiX/SirB N-terminal domain-containing protein: MRSNPAVASFAPWARAHRTYDVAPGPHLVTVAHGTRTAAGNEVARALTTAAARRLGWPATASYVELCAPTFSEVLVEAAQSTAPTVVVPLLLSTGYHLRHDLPAAVGGAGRGDVHLGRALGPDPLLADAQAERLRGAGAAAGQPVVMVAAGSTDPAATADLDAATRLLGQAWGAPVRLATLSGRGPRLAEVVRPGDAVSPYLLATGHFHHRARRDACAAGVRVVADVLGAHPRVVDLVVERALALVRSATHVPA, translated from the coding sequence GTGAGGTCGAATCCCGCCGTAGCGTCATTCGCTCCGTGGGCTCGAGCCCACAGAACGTATGACGTTGCGCCCGGACCCCACCTGGTCACCGTCGCCCACGGCACCCGCACCGCGGCCGGCAACGAAGTGGCTCGCGCCCTGACCACCGCGGCCGCGCGTCGTCTCGGCTGGCCCGCCACGGCGTCGTACGTCGAGCTGTGCGCGCCGACGTTCTCCGAGGTCCTGGTCGAGGCGGCGCAGAGCACCGCGCCGACCGTCGTGGTCCCGCTGCTGCTCTCGACCGGGTACCACCTGCGCCACGACCTGCCCGCCGCCGTCGGGGGAGCGGGCCGCGGCGACGTCCACCTCGGCCGGGCGCTCGGTCCCGATCCCCTCCTCGCCGACGCCCAGGCCGAGCGCCTCCGCGGCGCCGGCGCCGCGGCCGGCCAGCCGGTGGTCATGGTCGCCGCCGGCTCCACCGATCCGGCCGCGACCGCCGACCTCGACGCCGCCACCCGTCTGCTCGGCCAGGCCTGGGGCGCCCCGGTCCGCTTGGCCACGCTCTCGGGCCGCGGCCCCCGCCTCGCGGAGGTCGTCCGGCCGGGGGACGCCGTGTCGCCGTACCTCCTCGCCACCGGGCACTTCCACCACCGGGCCCGCCGCGACGCGTGCGCCGCCGGCGTGCGGGTCGTCGCCGATGTCCTCGGCGCCCACCCACGGGTGGTGGATCTGGTGGTTGAGCGTGCCCTGGCCCTCGTCCGGTCCGCGACGCACGTCCCGGCTTGA
- a CDS encoding PASTA domain-containing protein, with product MSASVRRVLIHLAALSLPLGGAVVLAPPASAAVTRSWVSGVGDDANPCSRTAPCKTFAGAIAQTAAGGTISVLDPGGFGSVTITKSITIDGTGTNASILATGTSGVQINIAAGGHVVLRDLDINGSRDPVDDSCQGTIGVVVRNRTSVTMENVRISGFDQGVATPLNAGGADARADLVIRNSEIVDNCATGVSVEPASAGRSAQVAITDSSVVRSGAGIRVASGSEAWVSQTAIVFNGVALAGAGPIHSLCGNTLAGNVTPSSFTDERCDNQPPPAPLAYCTVPSLKKKTASAAKAALTAVGCALGKVTKKKAPKKLRKKVLAQSVPAGTRVAPGTSVAVTLGR from the coding sequence ATGTCTGCCTCCGTCCGGCGTGTCTTGATCCACCTCGCGGCCCTCAGCCTGCCGCTCGGCGGCGCCGTCGTGCTCGCCCCGCCTGCCTCCGCGGCCGTCACGCGGAGTTGGGTGTCCGGCGTCGGCGACGACGCCAACCCCTGCTCGCGGACCGCGCCGTGCAAGACGTTCGCCGGCGCGATCGCCCAGACGGCGGCCGGTGGCACGATCAGCGTGCTGGACCCCGGCGGCTTCGGCTCGGTGACCATCACCAAGTCGATCACGATCGACGGCACCGGCACCAACGCCTCGATCCTCGCCACGGGCACCTCCGGCGTCCAGATCAACATCGCTGCCGGCGGCCACGTCGTGCTGCGCGATCTCGACATCAACGGCTCCCGTGACCCGGTCGACGACTCCTGTCAGGGGACGATCGGGGTGGTGGTCCGGAACCGGACGAGCGTCACGATGGAGAACGTGCGGATCAGCGGCTTCGACCAGGGCGTCGCGACGCCGCTGAACGCCGGTGGGGCGGACGCCCGTGCCGATCTCGTCATCCGCAACAGCGAGATCGTCGACAACTGTGCGACCGGTGTCAGTGTCGAACCCGCCTCGGCGGGCCGATCGGCCCAGGTCGCGATCACCGACAGCTCGGTCGTCCGCTCCGGCGCTGGCATCCGGGTCGCGTCTGGGAGCGAGGCATGGGTCTCCCAGACGGCCATCGTCTTCAACGGCGTGGCCCTGGCCGGCGCGGGGCCGATCCACTCGCTGTGCGGCAACACGTTGGCGGGCAACGTCACGCCCTCGTCGTTCACCGACGAGCGCTGCGACAACCAGCCGCCGCCGGCGCCGCTCGCGTACTGCACGGTGCCCTCGCTGAAGAAGAAGACGGCCAGTGCGGCGAAGGCGGCGCTGACCGCCGTCGGCTGCGCGTTGGGCAAGGTCACCAAGAAGAAGGCGCCCAAGAAGCTCCGCAAGAAGGTGCTCGCGCAGTCGGTCCCCGCCGGCACCAGAGTGGCGCCCGGTACGTCGGTCGCGGTCACCCTCGGCAGGTAG
- a CDS encoding calcium-binding protein, with product MRRHLLPVLALALALPASVGISASAEAAKPRCGGAKATIVGTNKADRIKGTKKRDVIVARGGNDRIKGLGGNDVICGGGGNDTIDGGAGQDWVHGGAGRDLIALGPGNGGIGYGDAGDDTMATGAPGQALYGGEGNDLLKTSWPVTLVNGEGGDDTLIGGPDADQLNGGDGNDHVSGGGGDDVQLNGGFGVDTCDGGPGRDQCNGGAPGGPENSPGDPDICTAEVMRSCRGDALPERWAGAISGVTRLEPAPGIVELATWTLDVIVVKDQDFNGEIFYRLEEAEGTYSATRASTCSFDSSGPFDEAELWADLRVRKEGTGFYFELGGPELLEVTLVCPESQRVHLASLLTGGRVLEGVRNPETGRIVGGSRLDLADNFYREWQFDLAPVTPGLP from the coding sequence ATGAGAAGACATCTCCTCCCCGTCCTCGCCCTGGCGCTCGCGCTCCCCGCGAGCGTCGGCATCTCCGCCAGCGCCGAGGCCGCCAAGCCGCGGTGCGGCGGCGCCAAGGCGACCATCGTGGGCACCAACAAGGCCGACAGGATCAAGGGCACCAAGAAGCGTGACGTGATCGTGGCGCGCGGCGGCAACGACCGGATCAAGGGTCTCGGCGGCAACGACGTCATCTGCGGTGGTGGCGGCAACGACACGATCGACGGCGGTGCCGGCCAGGACTGGGTGCACGGCGGCGCCGGCCGGGACCTGATCGCGTTGGGGCCGGGCAACGGCGGCATCGGGTACGGCGACGCGGGCGACGACACGATGGCGACCGGTGCCCCCGGGCAGGCGCTGTACGGCGGCGAAGGCAACGACCTGCTCAAGACCTCGTGGCCGGTGACCCTGGTCAACGGGGAGGGCGGTGACGACACGCTGATCGGTGGCCCCGACGCGGACCAGCTCAACGGCGGCGACGGCAACGACCACGTCTCCGGTGGCGGCGGCGACGACGTCCAGCTCAACGGCGGTTTCGGGGTCGACACGTGCGACGGCGGCCCGGGTCGCGACCAGTGCAACGGCGGCGCGCCGGGGGGTCCGGAGAACTCACCGGGCGATCCGGACATCTGCACCGCGGAGGTGATGCGGTCGTGCCGCGGCGACGCGCTGCCCGAACGGTGGGCCGGCGCGATCTCGGGCGTGACCCGACTCGAGCCCGCCCCCGGCATCGTCGAGCTCGCGACCTGGACCCTCGACGTGATCGTGGTGAAGGACCAGGACTTCAACGGCGAGATCTTCTACCGGCTCGAGGAGGCCGAGGGGACGTACTCCGCCACGCGGGCGAGCACCTGCAGCTTCGACAGCTCCGGGCCGTTCGACGAGGCCGAGCTGTGGGCCGACCTCCGGGTGCGCAAGGAAGGCACCGGGTTCTACTTCGAGCTCGGCGGCCCCGAGCTGCTGGAGGTCACCCTGGTCTGTCCGGAGAGCCAGCGCGTCCACCTCGCCTCGCTGCTCACCGGCGGGCGGGTGCTCGAGGGCGTCCGCAACCCGGAGACCGGACGGATCGTCGGCGGGTCGCGCCTCGACCTCGCGGACAACTTCTACCGTGAGTGGCAGTTCGACCTGGCGCCCGTCACCCCGGGCCTCCCGTAG